From a region of the Hemibagrus wyckioides isolate EC202008001 linkage group LG14, SWU_Hwy_1.0, whole genome shotgun sequence genome:
- the LOC131364850 gene encoding protocadherin alpha-C2-like isoform X5: MKTVGSMCRVIVFFVLSATWRLALSVTRYSIPEEMERGSVVANLAADLGLDVGALAQREVNLDIFNNKKYLDVNKRTGELYIIERIDREGICQAKTSNCFIKLDMIIKSPLRIFNIELEITDINDNAPHFRMDRVELDVSESASPGERFSLPNAQDPDVGANTVNTYKISNSDHFTIDIHSGSDGTKYADLVLMKALDREAQPIHNLILTAVDGGVPARSGTANIIVRVLDTNDNAPQFDRSVYSVKMSENSPIGTLVTKLNATDTDEGSNAEITYSFTLYTSEKTQDMFNLNSKTGEITVKGTIDFEDMKIFEMHIEAKDNGPVPLSSQCRITVDILDMNDNYPEITIKSLKNTVKEDTPVGTVIALVGVSDRDTGDNGKVYLTINKNIPFTLNKSSEYHYELLISEPLDREITPEYDITLLVTDKGNPPLSDNETIIVHLLDVNDNAPQFPQNFYRISVVENNPPGGLLSSIIAHDPDLHENQYLVYFIIEREIANTSMSMLFSINPENGNLYALKTFDYEIEKEFLFHIEARDSGVPPLSSNVTVQIIVMDQNDNTPVIVSPWRAHGSVVEEKIPRSTDKGTLIAKVIAIDTDSVHNSRVTYQFLQNTDATLFSLDQYNGEIRTTRMFSYRDSRHQRLVVIAKDNGDPSLSATVTIKLSTVETALKSYADMTEVPLEYDIFSDLNLYLVIGLGSVSFLLLITILVTIVLKCQKPKPSKAAPPCRNSVISERNSTIADSTLVSNDAYWYSLFLAETRKGKLVVRQPVPKGTRYIVSSIPRSTGLTETSDSAASTLQASTTTSSSSS; this comes from the coding sequence ATGAAGACTGTGGGATCTATGTGCCGTGTGATCGTTTTCTTTGTACTTTCGGCTACATGGAGGTTGGCTTTGTCTGTCACGCGTTACTCTATaccagaggagatggagagaggatcTGTTGTTGCTAATCTAGCTGCAGACTTGGGACTGGACGTTGGGGCTCTAGCTCAACGAGAGGTAaatttagatatatttaataacaaaaaatacttagATGTTAATAAAAGAACTGGGGAGCTGTACATTATTGAAAGAATAGATAGAGAAGGTATATGTCAGGCCAAAACATCTAACTGTTTCATTAAACTAGATATGATAATCAAAAGCCCATTGCGTATTTTTAACATTGAATTAGAAATCACAGATATCAATGATAATGCTCCACATTTTAGAATGGATAGGGTAGAACTGGATGTCTCTGAGTCTGCATCGCCAGGTGAAAGATTTTCTTTGCCCAATGCACAAGACCCGGATGTTGGCGCTAACACTGTAAATACTTACAAAATTAGCAATAGCGATCATTTTACAATAGATATTCATTCTGGTAGTGATGGTACAAAATATGCTGACTTGGTTCTTATGAAAGCATTAGACCGTGAAGCACAGCCTATTCATAATCTCATTCTCACTGCTGTAGATGGCGGTGTCCCTGCGCGCTCCGGAACAGCCAATATTATTGTTCGTGTGCTAGATACAAACGACAACGCCCCCCAGTTTGACCGCTCAGTGTACTCCGTAAAAATGAGTGAGAATTCACCGATTGGAACGCTTGTTACTAAGCTAAACGCAACTGATACTGATGAAGGCTCAAACGCAGAAATAACGTATTCATTTACGCTTTACACCTCAGAAAAAACTCAAGATATGTTCAATTTAAATTCCAAAACTGGTGAAATTACTGTTAAAGGCACTATAGATTTCGAAGACATGAAAATATTTGAGATGCATATAGAGGCAAAAGATAACGGCCCTGTTCCGCTCTCCAGTCAGTGCAGAATAACAGTGGATATTCTAGATATGAACGATAATTATCCGGAGATAACCATCAAATCACTGAAGAACACCGTAAAAGAAGACACTCCTGTTGGCACGGTCATAGCCCTTGTGGGTGTGAGCGACAGAGACACGGGGGATAATGGCAAGGTTTATCtcacaataaacaaaaatataccatttactttaaataaatcatCTGAATATCACTACGAATTGCTAATCTCGGAACCGTTAGATCGAGAAATAACCCCAGAATATGATATTACTTTGTTAGTCACAGACAAAGGAAATCCGCCGCTGTCTGACAATGAAACTATAATAGTGCACTTACTGGACGTTAATGATAACGCGCCTCAGTTCCCACAGAATTTCTACAGGATATCTGTTGTGGAAAATAATCCACCCGGTGGTTTGTTGAGTTCTATAATCGCCCATGACCCAGATTTACATGAAAATCAGTATCTAGTGTATTTCATTATAGAAAGGGAAATAGCAAACACTTCCATGTCCATGCTATTTTCCATTAATCCAGAGAACGGTAACCTTTACGCACTAAAGACATTTGATTATGAAATAGAGAAGGAGTTTCTTTTCCATATTGAGGCCAGAGACTCTGGAGTTCCTCCACTCAGCAGTAACGTGACTGTTCAAATTATTGTCATGGACCAGAACGACAACACACCGGTTATAGTGTCTCCGTGGCGCGCGCACGGCTCAGTGGTTGAGGAGAAGATACCGAGATCCACCGATAAAGGAACTCTGATAGCCAAAGTAATTGCTATAGACACTGACTCTGTACACAACTCCCGCGTTACGTACCAATTTCTTCAGAACACTGATGCTACATTATTCAGTCTGGACCAGTACAATGGAGAGATCCGGACCACCAGAATGTTCAGTTACAGAGACTCGCGCCACCAGCGACTGGTGGTTATCGCCAAGGATAACGGagatccctctctctctgctacaGTCACCATCAAACTGTCCACGGTAGAGACAGCGCTTAAAAGCTATGCTGACATGACTGAAGTGCCTTTAGAATATGACATCTTTTCCGATTTAAACCTGTATCTGGTAATCGGACTGGGTTCAGTATCATTCCTTTTACTTATCACCATACTGGTGACCATCGTGCTGAAATGTCAGAAACCGAAGCCCAGTAAAGCTGCTCCTCCCTGTAGGAACAGCGTGATCAGTGAGAGGAACTCTACCATCGCAGATTCCACTTTGGTTTCCAACGATGCCTACTGGTACAGTTTATTTCTAGCAGAGACCAGGAAAGGAAAATTGGTAGTTAGACAACCTGTGCCAAAGGGGACGAGGTACATTGTATCCAGTATACCGAGGAGCACAGGACTGACTGAGACTAGTGACTCAGCTGCATCTACTCTACAG
- the LOC131364850 gene encoding protocadherin alpha-C2-like isoform X8, protein MKTVGSMCRVIVFFVLSATWRLALSVTRYSIPEEMERGSVVANLAADLGLDVGALAQREVNLDIFNNKKYLDVNKRTGELYIIERIDREGICQAKTSNCFIKLDMIIKSPLRIFNIELEITDINDNAPHFRMDRVELDVSESASPGERFSLPNAQDPDVGANTVNTYKISNSDHFTIDIHSGSDGTKYADLVLMKALDREAQPIHNLILTAVDGGVPARSGTANIIVRVLDTNDNAPQFDRSVYSVKMSENSPIGTLVTKLNATDTDEGSNAEITYSFTLYTSEKTQDMFNLNSKTGEITVKGTIDFEDMKIFEMHIEAKDNGPVPLSSQCRITVDILDMNDNYPEITIKSLKNTVKEDTPVGTVIALVGVSDRDTGDNGKVYLTINKNIPFTLNKSSEYHYELLISEPLDREITPEYDITLLVTDKGNPPLSDNETIIVHLLDVNDNAPQFPQNFYRISVVENNPPGGLLSSIIAHDPDLHENQYLVYFIIEREIANTSMSMLFSINPENGNLYALKTFDYEIEKEFLFHIEARDSGVPPLSSNVTVQIIVMDQNDNTPVIVSPWRAHGSVVEEKIPRSTDKGTLIAKVIAIDTDSVHNSRVTYQFLQNTDATLFSLDQYNGEIRTTRMFSYRDSRHQRLVVIAKDNGDPSLSATVTIKLSTVETALKSYADMTEVPLEYDIFSDLNLYLVIGLGSVSFLLLITILVTIVLKCQKPKPSKAAPPCRNSVISERNSTIADSTLVSNDAYWYSLFLAETRKGKLVVRQPVPKGTRYIVSSIPRSTGLTETSDSAASTLQYSK, encoded by the coding sequence ATGAAGACTGTGGGATCTATGTGCCGTGTGATCGTTTTCTTTGTACTTTCGGCTACATGGAGGTTGGCTTTGTCTGTCACGCGTTACTCTATaccagaggagatggagagaggatcTGTTGTTGCTAATCTAGCTGCAGACTTGGGACTGGACGTTGGGGCTCTAGCTCAACGAGAGGTAaatttagatatatttaataacaaaaaatacttagATGTTAATAAAAGAACTGGGGAGCTGTACATTATTGAAAGAATAGATAGAGAAGGTATATGTCAGGCCAAAACATCTAACTGTTTCATTAAACTAGATATGATAATCAAAAGCCCATTGCGTATTTTTAACATTGAATTAGAAATCACAGATATCAATGATAATGCTCCACATTTTAGAATGGATAGGGTAGAACTGGATGTCTCTGAGTCTGCATCGCCAGGTGAAAGATTTTCTTTGCCCAATGCACAAGACCCGGATGTTGGCGCTAACACTGTAAATACTTACAAAATTAGCAATAGCGATCATTTTACAATAGATATTCATTCTGGTAGTGATGGTACAAAATATGCTGACTTGGTTCTTATGAAAGCATTAGACCGTGAAGCACAGCCTATTCATAATCTCATTCTCACTGCTGTAGATGGCGGTGTCCCTGCGCGCTCCGGAACAGCCAATATTATTGTTCGTGTGCTAGATACAAACGACAACGCCCCCCAGTTTGACCGCTCAGTGTACTCCGTAAAAATGAGTGAGAATTCACCGATTGGAACGCTTGTTACTAAGCTAAACGCAACTGATACTGATGAAGGCTCAAACGCAGAAATAACGTATTCATTTACGCTTTACACCTCAGAAAAAACTCAAGATATGTTCAATTTAAATTCCAAAACTGGTGAAATTACTGTTAAAGGCACTATAGATTTCGAAGACATGAAAATATTTGAGATGCATATAGAGGCAAAAGATAACGGCCCTGTTCCGCTCTCCAGTCAGTGCAGAATAACAGTGGATATTCTAGATATGAACGATAATTATCCGGAGATAACCATCAAATCACTGAAGAACACCGTAAAAGAAGACACTCCTGTTGGCACGGTCATAGCCCTTGTGGGTGTGAGCGACAGAGACACGGGGGATAATGGCAAGGTTTATCtcacaataaacaaaaatataccatttactttaaataaatcatCTGAATATCACTACGAATTGCTAATCTCGGAACCGTTAGATCGAGAAATAACCCCAGAATATGATATTACTTTGTTAGTCACAGACAAAGGAAATCCGCCGCTGTCTGACAATGAAACTATAATAGTGCACTTACTGGACGTTAATGATAACGCGCCTCAGTTCCCACAGAATTTCTACAGGATATCTGTTGTGGAAAATAATCCACCCGGTGGTTTGTTGAGTTCTATAATCGCCCATGACCCAGATTTACATGAAAATCAGTATCTAGTGTATTTCATTATAGAAAGGGAAATAGCAAACACTTCCATGTCCATGCTATTTTCCATTAATCCAGAGAACGGTAACCTTTACGCACTAAAGACATTTGATTATGAAATAGAGAAGGAGTTTCTTTTCCATATTGAGGCCAGAGACTCTGGAGTTCCTCCACTCAGCAGTAACGTGACTGTTCAAATTATTGTCATGGACCAGAACGACAACACACCGGTTATAGTGTCTCCGTGGCGCGCGCACGGCTCAGTGGTTGAGGAGAAGATACCGAGATCCACCGATAAAGGAACTCTGATAGCCAAAGTAATTGCTATAGACACTGACTCTGTACACAACTCCCGCGTTACGTACCAATTTCTTCAGAACACTGATGCTACATTATTCAGTCTGGACCAGTACAATGGAGAGATCCGGACCACCAGAATGTTCAGTTACAGAGACTCGCGCCACCAGCGACTGGTGGTTATCGCCAAGGATAACGGagatccctctctctctgctacaGTCACCATCAAACTGTCCACGGTAGAGACAGCGCTTAAAAGCTATGCTGACATGACTGAAGTGCCTTTAGAATATGACATCTTTTCCGATTTAAACCTGTATCTGGTAATCGGACTGGGTTCAGTATCATTCCTTTTACTTATCACCATACTGGTGACCATCGTGCTGAAATGTCAGAAACCGAAGCCCAGTAAAGCTGCTCCTCCCTGTAGGAACAGCGTGATCAGTGAGAGGAACTCTACCATCGCAGATTCCACTTTGGTTTCCAACGATGCCTACTGGTACAGTTTATTTCTAGCAGAGACCAGGAAAGGAAAATTGGTAGTTAGACAACCTGTGCCAAAGGGGACGAGGTACATTGTATCCAGTATACCGAGGAGCACAGGACTGACTGAGACTAGTGACTCAGCTGCATCTACTCTACAG